Proteins from a single region of Actinomycetes bacterium:
- a CDS encoding CHASE domain-containing protein: MAAQVEVPVGLKTSNEDVLPERRTNAAFIVGGVAVAYFVLAIAAQLFLHLPGLGTAMWPAAGVAFAAVAVFGWRALVGVAIGASAANLTWLVALDAMGDGALASVALVGIGAVAQAWVAVLLVRRNMGSELRFETPKAILGTLLLAGPIACVIGATAGALAQFITGLSGGGQMVAAWVTWWAGDATGVILFAPLVLLLIPSQRTWWRGRRASVGISSVVFAVIAVIVLLQSVTFERERVKSEVGRLATSAVGSLDKSMGRHEEVLVGLRGLFEASDQVDADEFRIYTDKFLDRFPSLQAVSWNQVVASDELEDFVAQQRLQPGFADFTVTERDAEGNVLPVTERDPHVVVAYIEPMKTNAGALGIDIAFNPSRGEAIAAAGATGEAIGTAPIDLVQDEAKESEAQKGMLVLLPLYPNGMNPENAVAKGVEPEGFTVGVYRLGDLVSETFEDSAWDDLAIQLVDVTDEESAMVGDIPARSGVEDERIVESLSPALVPLSAFGREYELSVQPTAGPLIDGYRGESLALFVSLVILAFLVESLVLLLTGFAMRARRDAEELSYEATHDALTGLRNRRAFIREFERTLHRDPETETGPASDILLFCDLDGFKRVNDDGGHLAGDEVLRAVGADIGRHVRARDVVARMGGDEIAVLLVACELADGRRIASNIVQSILDLRVETNAGVFSVGISAGLAQVDPESDSSVDQYLHRADLACYEAKRAGKGQLAIYGEGSALGVGSSSSNEI; encoded by the coding sequence ATGGCGGCGCAAGTTGAGGTTCCGGTGGGCCTAAAAACCAGTAACGAGGACGTTCTTCCCGAGCGTCGGACGAATGCCGCCTTCATCGTTGGGGGCGTCGCCGTCGCTTATTTCGTGCTCGCGATTGCCGCTCAACTGTTTCTTCATCTTCCCGGACTCGGTACCGCGATGTGGCCTGCGGCTGGTGTCGCTTTCGCTGCAGTGGCGGTCTTTGGCTGGCGCGCTCTGGTGGGTGTCGCCATCGGAGCGAGTGCGGCCAACCTGACCTGGTTAGTTGCGCTGGACGCCATGGGCGACGGAGCCTTGGCCAGTGTTGCGCTGGTCGGCATCGGTGCGGTAGCGCAGGCTTGGGTGGCAGTGCTGTTGGTCCGGCGAAATATGGGCTCCGAACTTCGCTTTGAAACACCCAAAGCAATCCTGGGCACTCTCTTGCTTGCCGGCCCCATCGCCTGCGTCATCGGAGCCACGGCTGGCGCACTTGCCCAGTTCATCACCGGTCTTTCGGGCGGCGGGCAAATGGTGGCTGCCTGGGTCACGTGGTGGGCGGGTGACGCGACGGGTGTCATTTTGTTTGCACCACTGGTTTTGCTGCTCATACCGTCGCAGCGGACCTGGTGGCGCGGGCGTCGAGCTTCCGTCGGAATCTCGTCAGTTGTCTTCGCGGTGATCGCGGTCATTGTCCTGCTGCAATCCGTCACCTTCGAACGTGAGCGAGTGAAGAGCGAGGTCGGCCGCCTGGCTACCTCGGCGGTAGGCAGTTTGGACAAGAGTATGGGTAGGCACGAGGAGGTCCTGGTTGGTCTACGGGGCCTGTTCGAAGCATCCGACCAAGTGGACGCCGATGAGTTTCGGATCTACACCGACAAATTCCTGGACCGGTTTCCGTCATTACAGGCGGTGTCCTGGAACCAGGTGGTGGCAAGCGACGAGCTCGAGGACTTCGTTGCCCAGCAGCGACTGCAGCCCGGGTTTGCTGACTTCACCGTCACCGAACGTGACGCAGAGGGCAACGTTCTTCCAGTCACGGAGCGAGACCCGCATGTGGTTGTGGCCTACATCGAACCGATGAAAACCAACGCTGGTGCGTTGGGAATAGACATTGCCTTCAATCCATCACGCGGGGAAGCGATTGCTGCGGCAGGCGCAACGGGGGAAGCCATCGGCACCGCTCCGATCGACCTGGTGCAAGACGAGGCAAAGGAGTCGGAGGCCCAGAAAGGAATGCTCGTTCTGCTGCCGCTGTATCCGAACGGTATGAATCCGGAAAACGCGGTAGCGAAAGGTGTCGAGCCAGAGGGATTCACCGTGGGTGTCTACCGACTAGGGGATTTGGTCTCGGAAACCTTCGAAGATTCCGCCTGGGACGATCTGGCTATTCAACTAGTTGATGTGACCGACGAAGAGTCGGCAATGGTCGGCGACATCCCCGCGCGGTCCGGAGTCGAAGACGAGCGAATCGTTGAGTCGCTAAGCCCGGCGCTTGTGCCGCTCAGCGCATTCGGTCGGGAATACGAACTGTCCGTTCAACCAACTGCTGGCCCATTGATCGATGGATATCGGGGTGAGTCGCTGGCTCTCTTCGTCTCGTTAGTCATTCTTGCGTTCCTCGTGGAATCGTTGGTGCTGTTGCTGACGGGATTCGCTATGCGAGCGCGACGCGATGCCGAAGAACTGTCCTATGAGGCTACCCATGATGCTTTGACGGGTTTGCGCAACCGCCGAGCCTTCATACGTGAGTTTGAACGCACGCTTCACCGTGATCCGGAAACTGAGACGGGGCCTGCCAGCGATATTTTGCTGTTCTGCGATCTAGATGGCTTCAAGAGAGTGAACGATGATGGGGGTCATCTCGCAGGCGATGAAGTTCTGCGAGCCGTCGGTGCTGACATCGGTCGACACGTGCGTGCCCGCGACGTCGTCGCGCGGATGGGTGGTGACGAAATCGCCGTATTGTTGGTTGCATGCGAGTTAGCAGATGGCCGGCGGATTGCCAGCAACATTGTGCAATCTATTCTCGATCTCCGAGTCGAAACTAATGCCGGAGTCTTCTCGGTAGGAATCAGTGCCGGATTGGCTCAAGTTGATCCGGAATCAGACAGTAGCGTCGACCAATACCTACATCGGGCAGACCTAGCCTGCTACGAAGCGAAGCGTGCTGGTAAGGGTCAGCTGGCGATATACGGCGAGGGGTCAGCCCTCGGCGTGGGTTCGAGCAGCAGTAACGAGATCTAG
- a CDS encoding FAD-dependent oxidoreductase yields the protein MATKVLVLGGNFAGINAALHVKHALEGDVAVTVVSAADEFLFNPSLIWLPFGKRSAEDITFPLEPLFDEHNVEFVHQPATDIDPTAQAVTVGDGRVFTYDYLIIATGYKNDMAAVPGLADGNAVTITTLPEAERAGEAWKEFLADPGDVVIGATQSAGCFGAAYEYLFNFSYQLNKAGLKDQVKLTYITSEPFLGHFGIGGLPHGEKLLNMFLDKEGITAITDVGMDYVDQGMVKLADGRELPNQYAMIIPPFVGQDVVAKSPLSDPKGYVKVRDTWQSEDYDNVYAAGIAAAVPVPWQTPTPTGLPKTGFPTEVMARIAAQNVVHQIKGEQPTEHKEFADMKAICVMDAGNNGVMILADKMLPPRKHSVMVPGPQNHAFKLAFEKYFMWKMKHGHVALP from the coding sequence ATGGCAACGAAAGTTCTGGTTCTTGGGGGAAATTTTGCAGGCATTAATGCCGCCCTCCATGTCAAGCATGCGCTCGAAGGTGATGTGGCAGTCACCGTGGTGAGTGCCGCTGATGAGTTTCTTTTCAACCCCTCGCTGATCTGGCTGCCCTTCGGCAAGCGCAGCGCGGAAGATATTACGTTCCCGCTGGAACCACTCTTCGATGAACACAACGTCGAGTTCGTCCACCAGCCAGCCACTGATATTGATCCAACCGCGCAAGCCGTCACAGTTGGCGATGGCCGGGTGTTTACATACGACTATTTGATCATTGCAACCGGTTACAAGAACGACATGGCGGCTGTACCGGGTCTGGCTGATGGAAATGCCGTCACGATCACCACCCTGCCGGAAGCAGAGCGTGCGGGTGAGGCCTGGAAGGAATTCTTGGCAGATCCTGGGGATGTTGTGATTGGGGCTACCCAGTCGGCTGGTTGCTTTGGTGCCGCCTACGAGTATCTGTTCAATTTTTCCTACCAGTTGAACAAAGCTGGGTTGAAGGATCAGGTCAAACTGACCTACATCACGAGTGAACCGTTCCTCGGCCATTTCGGTATCGGTGGATTGCCTCATGGCGAAAAACTGTTGAACATGTTCCTGGACAAAGAAGGCATTACTGCTATCACTGACGTGGGCATGGACTACGTGGACCAGGGAATGGTCAAACTCGCCGATGGTCGTGAGCTGCCCAACCAGTACGCGATGATCATCCCGCCTTTTGTCGGTCAAGATGTTGTGGCGAAGTCACCGCTTTCTGATCCCAAGGGATATGTGAAGGTTCGGGATACCTGGCAGTCCGAGGACTACGACAACGTGTACGCCGCCGGAATTGCGGCGGCAGTCCCGGTTCCCTGGCAGACCCCAACACCCACTGGGCTACCGAAGACCGGGTTTCCGACGGAGGTGATGGCACGAATTGCAGCTCAAAACGTCGTGCACCAGATCAAAGGGGAGCAGCCGACCGAGCACAAGGAATTCGCCGACATGAAGGCGATCTGTGTGATGGATGCTGGCAATAACGGCGTCATGATCTTGGCGGACAAGATGCTGCCACCACGCAAGCACAGCGTCATGGTCCCAGGGCCACAAAATCATGCCTTCAAGTTGGCCTTCGAGAAGTACTTCATGTGGAAGATGAAGCACGGGCATGTGGCGCTGCCGTGA
- a CDS encoding SulP family inorganic anion transporter, translating to MSDNPATAPRARPLSRLLSQFGNRRAIGADLGAGTVLGVQSVPSGLATGLLAGVNPLYGLYAYTFGMVGGILTSSSIYMVVQATSAMAVVIADVGEVQNAVDPDRALFTLSMMIGLVMLVLGIFKLGSLVRFVPASVITGFITGTAINIVLGQLSDFTGYDGQGPGRIVRAIDTVLHIGQWQWTTVTVGLVTVALIVGLSKTRLGAMGMVVAVIVGTAMVPVLGWSSVPTVSDIASIPSSLPAPQMPDLAAVPSLLIPALSLTFVGLVQGAAISSSIPNPDGKFPEPSGDFRGQGVGNIAAGVFQGMPVGGSMSATAVNMSGGAKSRLAPIIAGGVMILGMIFFSELIAIVAMPVLSGVLIVVGFQIVKPAEIRAIWGTGKTSIVAMMVTFILTLIMPLQYAVLLGVGISIMLYVVRQSEQVRISRLVFDDQPWPIEADPPETVEPNELIVLMPYGSLFFAAAPVFEEALPDVMPTSNRSVVVISLHGKKDLGNTFMRILRRYNSRLVEQDCRLYLSGVGPRVFEQLVDTGALPEIGDANVYRDQERIGAALIEAVAEARKWISANDDSSSSQAAELAPDSDDEV from the coding sequence ATGTCGGATAACCCCGCCACTGCACCAAGAGCGCGGCCACTATCTCGACTCCTCAGCCAGTTCGGTAATCGTCGCGCTATTGGGGCCGATCTAGGTGCGGGGACGGTCCTGGGGGTGCAGAGTGTGCCGTCGGGTTTAGCCACCGGGCTGCTGGCGGGCGTCAACCCGCTCTACGGCCTGTACGCCTACACCTTCGGAATGGTCGGCGGCATCCTCACGTCGAGTTCGATCTACATGGTGGTGCAGGCCACTAGCGCGATGGCGGTTGTGATCGCCGACGTGGGTGAAGTACAAAACGCCGTTGACCCTGACCGGGCGCTGTTTACGCTGTCCATGATGATCGGGCTGGTCATGCTCGTTCTCGGCATCTTCAAACTGGGGTCACTGGTACGTTTTGTGCCCGCATCGGTGATCACCGGGTTCATTACTGGTACCGCGATAAATATCGTTTTGGGTCAGTTGTCGGACTTCACTGGGTACGACGGGCAGGGGCCTGGGCGAATTGTTCGAGCCATCGACACGGTGCTGCACATTGGTCAGTGGCAGTGGACGACGGTAACGGTTGGCCTGGTCACCGTGGCGTTGATTGTGGGTTTGAGCAAGACCCGGCTTGGTGCCATGGGCATGGTGGTCGCAGTGATTGTGGGTACCGCCATGGTTCCGGTGCTCGGCTGGTCATCGGTTCCCACCGTCTCCGACATCGCCAGTATTCCTTCGTCGCTACCTGCTCCTCAAATGCCAGACCTTGCCGCGGTGCCGAGCCTGCTGATCCCGGCTTTGTCTCTGACCTTCGTGGGGCTGGTGCAAGGGGCTGCTATCAGTTCGTCCATTCCTAATCCGGATGGCAAATTCCCGGAACCTTCAGGTGACTTTCGTGGCCAAGGAGTCGGCAACATCGCTGCGGGGGTTTTCCAGGGAATGCCAGTAGGTGGATCAATGTCAGCCACTGCGGTCAATATGAGCGGTGGTGCCAAGTCACGGCTCGCCCCCATCATCGCTGGCGGCGTGATGATCCTGGGCATGATCTTCTTCTCCGAACTCATCGCCATCGTCGCCATGCCGGTGCTGAGCGGAGTTTTGATCGTCGTTGGTTTTCAGATCGTGAAACCGGCGGAAATCCGCGCGATTTGGGGTACGGGGAAGACGTCGATAGTTGCCATGATGGTGACCTTCATCTTGACGTTGATCATGCCGCTGCAATACGCCGTGCTGCTTGGCGTAGGTATCTCGATCATGCTGTATGTGGTCCGCCAATCTGAGCAGGTTCGGATCAGCCGACTGGTCTTCGACGATCAACCGTGGCCCATTGAGGCTGACCCGCCGGAAACGGTGGAACCGAACGAACTAATTGTGCTGATGCCGTATGGCAGCTTGTTCTTCGCAGCTGCCCCGGTGTTTGAAGAGGCGCTTCCCGATGTCATGCCGACCAGCAATAGATCGGTCGTGGTGATCAGCCTTCACGGCAAGAAGGACCTCGGCAACACCTTCATGAGGATCTTGCGGCGCTACAACAGTCGGCTCGTCGAACAGGACTGCCGCCTGTATCTGTCCGGTGTGGGCCCCCGAGTGTTTGAGCAGCTGGTCGACACCGGGGCGTTGCCTGAAATCGGAGATGCCAATGTCTACCGCGATCAAGAGCGGATTGGTGCGGCGCTGATCGAGGCGGTGGCAGAAGCTCGGAAGTGGATTTCCGCTAATGACGATTCGAGTTCAAGTCAGGCAGCCGAGTTGGCGCCCGACTCCGATGATGAGGTCTAG
- a CDS encoding 2-dehydropantoate 2-reductase, with translation MSDISSPTFAVIGAGMIGVLYGAQLQQAGYDMTYLFHHNAAEVAKSGIEVDFGSDKIVLPDVKVTSNHEDLVPTDILLVALRTSDNHLLGQLVQHAMKKQSVVVLLQNGIGNEEAVRQVLDAESQDWSHVHICRGLPFVLAEQLTPGRIKHDQFGLVTFGAPGEKAPGWLMEVVDCFKKAGVPTAVTDDLQLTLWEKLALNVPANGLPVLFHASIGEISSDPNMTSQWLDLMEEVQKMAAADGYVLSDDFIQGLYEKSKGMPYYPSMMRHYDAKKSMEVNSIYQRPLAIAKEHGVAVPRTELLTRILEMLDARNTANQAK, from the coding sequence ATGAGCGATATCAGCAGCCCTACATTTGCTGTCATCGGTGCCGGCATGATCGGAGTTCTCTACGGAGCTCAGTTGCAGCAGGCTGGCTACGACATGACGTATCTGTTTCACCACAATGCAGCTGAAGTGGCTAAGTCCGGCATCGAGGTGGACTTTGGATCAGACAAGATCGTTCTTCCTGATGTCAAGGTTACGAGCAATCACGAAGATCTTGTGCCGACCGATATCTTGTTAGTTGCACTGCGAACCAGCGACAACCATCTCTTGGGTCAACTTGTCCAGCACGCCATGAAGAAGCAGTCAGTGGTCGTTCTGTTGCAAAACGGGATCGGAAATGAAGAGGCGGTTCGGCAGGTGCTAGATGCTGAATCGCAGGATTGGTCGCACGTGCATATCTGCCGGGGGTTGCCCTTTGTTCTAGCCGAGCAATTAACCCCTGGCCGTATCAAGCATGATCAGTTTGGTCTGGTCACTTTTGGTGCTCCTGGGGAGAAGGCTCCTGGCTGGTTGATGGAGGTAGTCGATTGTTTCAAAAAGGCGGGCGTACCTACCGCGGTAACAGACGATTTGCAACTGACCCTGTGGGAAAAACTCGCACTCAACGTCCCGGCAAACGGTTTGCCAGTCCTCTTCCATGCCTCTATCGGAGAGATCTCGAGTGATCCGAATATGACCTCGCAGTGGTTGGACCTAATGGAAGAAGTGCAGAAGATGGCCGCCGCGGACGGCTATGTTCTCTCCGATGATTTCATCCAGGGCCTCTATGAAAAAAGCAAAGGTATGCCGTACTACCCCAGCATGATGCGACATTACGATGCCAAAAAGTCGATGGAAGTGAACTCCATTTATCAACGGCCATTGGCGATCGCCAAAGAACATGGAGTTGCCGTTCCCCGTACTGAATTACTTACTCGGATTCTTGAGATGTTGGACGCGCGGAATACTGCAAACCAAGCGAAGTAG
- a CDS encoding sulfite exporter TauE/SafE family protein, with amino-acid sequence MDAVVSTSSSGSSGPPLAAEGDPAGGIPTTVDPQRAQQRSARRSAVIIAASLGLSIVVFTLVLKASTAFIGIPTAVWQWVSGGILILLGVVSLFPGIWERISSLLQLQSRSTTRLAAARKRDGVLGEVLTGAALGPVFTSCSPLYAYVIVTVLPADFGQGLLLLVAYVIGLSGTLFLISLLGQRAVRGARWASDPHGWFRRGLGAVFVIIGVLVITGWLKDLETWLIANSPWQPWNLDSGFIPE; translated from the coding sequence CTGGATGCTGTTGTGAGCACGTCGAGCAGCGGCTCGAGTGGGCCGCCATTGGCGGCTGAGGGCGACCCAGCCGGGGGTATACCGACGACCGTTGATCCGCAGCGCGCTCAGCAGCGCTCGGCTCGGAGAAGTGCGGTGATCATTGCCGCATCGCTGGGTCTATCCATCGTGGTGTTCACGCTGGTGCTGAAGGCATCGACTGCGTTCATCGGCATCCCCACCGCCGTTTGGCAGTGGGTATCCGGCGGCATTCTGATCCTTCTCGGTGTGGTCTCGCTGTTCCCGGGCATTTGGGAGCGGATCAGTAGCCTGCTGCAGTTGCAATCCCGCTCGACCACCCGGCTCGCCGCGGCTCGTAAACGCGACGGTGTGCTGGGAGAAGTGCTCACCGGAGCGGCTCTGGGGCCGGTGTTCACCTCGTGTAGCCCGTTATATGCCTACGTCATCGTCACAGTGCTACCGGCAGATTTCGGCCAGGGGCTGCTCTTGCTCGTCGCTTACGTCATCGGGCTTAGCGGAACTCTGTTTCTGATCTCGTTGCTAGGTCAGCGAGCCGTCCGCGGCGCCCGATGGGCATCTGATCCGCACGGCTGGTTCCGTCGCGGTTTGGGAGCGGTGTTCGTGATCATTGGGGTCCTGGTGATCACGGGTTGGCTGAAGGACTTGGAAACCTGGCTGATCGCCAACAGTCCCTGGCAGCCCTGGAACCTGGATTCGGGATTCATCCCGGAATAG
- a CDS encoding thioredoxin family protein, producing MSRPGALEQLMTHSLTKRRRLALMLTPVATALVLAGCASGNDTDAASESAAPSPATSSPAAEASKDSSKKSDSKSPAAPAGYVSYSDYSKNKAQYDDADVVLFFNASWCSTCAEADQQLSSEQFPDGLVVVSVDYDANEDLRQQYGVTVQHTYVQVNPDGSEVTKFSGATSVGEISEQLA from the coding sequence ATGAGCCGTCCCGGAGCACTGGAGCAACTCATGACCCACTCACTGACCAAGCGTCGTCGCCTCGCGTTGATGCTGACACCCGTCGCCACCGCTCTCGTGCTGGCCGGCTGCGCTAGTGGGAATGACACAGATGCAGCGTCGGAGTCAGCAGCTCCCTCACCTGCCACCTCGAGTCCGGCAGCTGAGGCCAGTAAGGATTCGTCGAAGAAGTCCGACTCCAAATCTCCGGCGGCACCGGCGGGCTATGTGTCTTACAGCGACTACAGCAAGAACAAGGCGCAGTACGACGATGCCGATGTAGTGCTGTTCTTCAACGCCTCGTGGTGCTCCACCTGCGCCGAAGCTGACCAGCAACTTTCGAGTGAACAGTTCCCTGACGGGCTCGTGGTGGTGTCGGTGGACTACGACGCCAACGAGGACCTCAGACAGCAATATGGTGTGACCGTCCAGCACACGTATGTGCAGGTAAACCCTGACGGATCGGAAGTCACCAAGTTCAGCGGTGCCACCAGCGTTGGTGAGATTTCGGAGCAACTCGCATGA
- a CDS encoding response regulator transcription factor: MSCSSAPGRLIRPLLYGNPSTCLQASLSRLRLSYVRRTPIPFVSQSSYSQRVANILIVDDDYTVAEILLSYLQQAGMQGSHVTAVAEAEQFLSVENPDLLVLDVMLPDGDGVTLCGQVRSRYPKIPIIMLTARTEESDRIAGLTAGADDYVVKPFSPRELVLRIQSVLRRANQQSSEPEHNEVLQDGDLVLDRGSHQARLETVDLSLTSREFDLLAHLMAHPNRAFTRDELLTEVWDWDYGDKTTVTVHVRRLREKIEADPGSPTRLTTVWGVGYRWNPMSTSQLTASSSQESPKPVVSQPTAEAPTTTTGRS, encoded by the coding sequence ATGAGTTGCTCCAGTGCTCCGGGACGGCTCATCCGTCCGCTCCTCTATGGAAACCCATCAACCTGCTTACAGGCCAGCCTCAGCCGCTTACGACTATCTTACGTCCGCCGCACACCGATTCCGTTTGTGTCGCAGTCCTCCTACTCTCAGAGAGTGGCCAACATCTTGATCGTGGACGACGATTACACCGTCGCTGAAATACTGCTGTCGTACCTGCAGCAGGCTGGTATGCAGGGCAGCCACGTCACCGCTGTGGCAGAGGCAGAACAATTTCTGTCGGTCGAGAACCCAGACCTGCTCGTCCTCGACGTGATGCTTCCCGATGGCGATGGTGTGACCCTGTGCGGCCAGGTACGTTCCCGATATCCAAAGATACCGATCATCATGCTGACCGCGCGCACCGAAGAATCGGATCGGATCGCCGGTCTGACCGCGGGAGCCGACGACTACGTCGTGAAGCCGTTCAGCCCCCGTGAGTTGGTGCTACGAATCCAGTCAGTACTGCGCCGAGCCAACCAACAGTCATCAGAACCTGAACACAACGAAGTCCTGCAGGACGGTGACCTTGTGCTCGATCGTGGTTCCCATCAGGCCAGGTTGGAAACTGTTGATCTGTCGTTGACCTCGCGAGAGTTCGATCTACTGGCTCACCTGATGGCGCACCCCAATCGCGCATTCACTCGGGACGAGTTGCTCACTGAGGTTTGGGACTGGGACTACGGCGACAAGACCACGGTGACCGTTCACGTACGCCGGCTCCGGGAAAAGATCGAAGCAGACCCAGGTTCGCCCACCAGGCTGACAACAGTGTGGGGAGTTGGCTACCGCTGGAACCCGATGTCGACTTCTCAGCTGACTGCGTCTTCGTCTCAAGAATCTCCAAAGCCTGTGGTGTCGCAGCCCACAGCCGAAGCACCGACAACGACCACGGGAAGGAGCTGA
- a CDS encoding HAMP domain-containing histidine kinase — translation MEMGLSTGALVAAAGTTAVVGGVGLAVVFRLSSTSPTWAARLAPITAVVAVAAGVTAASMAMLLDAEQVLLMVLVLAVSTSIAVIFGVIGGRRVADLQRRAAEHEAALQRDREIEERRRELISWLSHDLRTPLARMRALTEAQEDGLAPVDYSTRMMREVDGLTVIVEDIATLSRLRSPTAKLDRQTTDLSDLVSDTVSSSQPVADQLGIQLEAVGQSGINVQADPSELSRAVSNLIANALRHTRPEGFVRVGVSQQAGEACIEVVDQCGGIPEDQIGRLFDPGWRGTTARTPGDGGAGLGLTITRSVVEAHGGSVTVANSADGCVFSIRLPLGDNASHRDADETRSPIAHQNLGESSSSTPPGRG, via the coding sequence ATGGAAATGGGACTATCCACCGGCGCGCTAGTCGCTGCTGCTGGGACTACCGCTGTTGTCGGCGGTGTGGGTCTAGCCGTCGTTTTCCGGCTGTCGAGCACTTCGCCGACCTGGGCGGCCCGATTAGCACCCATTACTGCGGTCGTCGCGGTAGCCGCGGGGGTCACTGCCGCAAGTATGGCCATGTTGCTGGATGCCGAGCAGGTCCTGCTGATGGTGCTTGTCCTGGCCGTCTCTACCTCCATCGCTGTGATCTTCGGAGTTATCGGTGGGCGTCGGGTGGCGGACCTGCAGCGACGTGCAGCCGAGCATGAGGCAGCGCTGCAACGAGATCGTGAGATAGAGGAACGTCGTCGGGAACTCATTTCCTGGCTCAGCCACGATCTACGCACCCCACTGGCCCGGATGCGTGCGCTTACCGAAGCCCAGGAAGACGGCCTGGCGCCGGTCGACTACAGCACCCGCATGATGCGAGAGGTAGATGGTCTGACCGTCATCGTGGAAGACATTGCCACCCTGTCACGACTTCGCAGTCCCACCGCGAAACTGGATCGCCAAACCACAGACTTGTCTGACTTGGTTTCCGACACCGTCAGTTCCAGTCAGCCAGTGGCCGATCAGCTGGGTATCCAGCTGGAGGCAGTAGGGCAAAGTGGCATCAATGTGCAGGCGGACCCCAGCGAACTTAGCCGGGCCGTGAGCAATCTGATTGCTAACGCGTTGCGCCATACCCGCCCAGAAGGATTTGTCAGGGTGGGGGTGTCCCAACAAGCTGGCGAGGCCTGCATTGAGGTGGTCGATCAATGTGGTGGCATCCCAGAAGATCAGATCGGACGACTCTTCGACCCAGGGTGGCGAGGAACAACCGCTCGGACCCCCGGTGACGGCGGCGCCGGGCTTGGCCTGACGATCACCCGCAGCGTGGTCGAAGCCCACGGTGGATCTGTGACTGTTGCCAACTCAGCTGACGGCTGCGTTTTCAGCATCCGATTGCCGCTGGGCGACAATGCATCACACCGAGACGCTGATGAGACGCGATCCCCCATTGCGCATCAGAACCTAGGCGAATCCTCGTCCAGCACCCCTCCCGGCCGGGGCTAG
- a CDS encoding patatin-like phospholipase family protein: MRIGLVLGGGGLTGGAFHAGVLSALAEAGSWDARDADVIVGTSVGSITATSLRVGMPPTDMLRRHLGQPLSSAAERLVSRMPGGAADPPRAEGSLRPAAPHLLKMFARSPSSATLGKMAAATLPEGRSSTAGIERSMTALCLGEWPHPMPWITALRLTDGERVVFGRQRAEASAVPVGSAIAASCAIPGYFAPVVIDGERYVDGGVASACNADVLADEDLDAVIISAPMAIHSGPRWAADALLRRALRRQVNKEMSSLKKSGKQVFLFAPTEQDAAVMGTNPMGDGKAAAVAESVHRSALVRIQADSRLRSLQG; the protein is encoded by the coding sequence ATGCGAATCGGTCTGGTGTTGGGTGGCGGTGGCTTGACCGGTGGGGCCTTTCACGCTGGCGTCCTGAGCGCTTTGGCTGAAGCTGGATCGTGGGATGCGCGAGATGCCGACGTGATTGTGGGGACTTCCGTGGGATCCATTACTGCGACGTCTCTGCGGGTCGGAATGCCGCCCACCGACATGCTTCGGCGCCACCTTGGTCAGCCCCTGTCCTCAGCGGCGGAGCGACTCGTTTCGCGAATGCCCGGTGGGGCAGCGGATCCCCCGCGCGCGGAGGGAAGTCTTCGGCCTGCGGCGCCGCACCTGTTGAAAATGTTTGCGCGTTCACCAAGTTCTGCGACGTTAGGAAAGATGGCGGCGGCGACCTTACCGGAGGGCCGATCCTCCACAGCAGGTATTGAGCGCAGCATGACGGCGCTGTGTTTGGGGGAGTGGCCACATCCGATGCCGTGGATAACCGCACTGCGGCTCACTGATGGCGAGCGAGTGGTGTTCGGTCGGCAGCGGGCGGAGGCTTCTGCTGTGCCGGTTGGGTCGGCGATTGCGGCATCCTGTGCGATTCCAGGCTACTTCGCACCCGTGGTTATCGACGGTGAACGTTACGTGGATGGTGGCGTTGCGTCGGCCTGCAATGCCGACGTGCTCGCGGATGAAGATCTAGATGCGGTCATCATCAGCGCCCCGATGGCTATCCATTCGGGTCCCCGCTGGGCGGCGGATGCACTTCTTCGGCGGGCGCTGCGGCGACAGGTCAATAAAGAGATGTCGTCGTTGAAGAAGTCTGGCAAGCAGGTCTTCCTGTTCGCACCTACTGAACAAGATGCAGCCGTAATGGGGACTAATCCCATGGGTGACGGGAAAGCGGCGGCTGTCGCAGAGTCAGTGCACCGCAGTGCGCTCGTTCGAATTCAAGCCGACAGTCGCCTGCGATCGCTGCAGGGCTAG